The following are encoded together in the Immundisolibacter sp. genome:
- a CDS encoding DMT family transporter has protein sequence MRVTGLARFLPHLWINLACVFWAGNMTVGRALRGHIGPGLIVTLRGAMSLVLLLMLLRFLRTRKEPPLRQDFWLLLFMAFTGVAGYQGLLYLGLRHTDAINAALMNSAGPLVAIVMAWAVLGTTVHRVQWFGGLTSLLGIAVILSGGSVERLLAVRFNVGDLAMLVGVFMWAGYSVAGRIVMRERSVLSVTTITSSMALLMVTPWGLWEAQTAAPVLTPAVWAGLAYMAVFVGVGALLAWNYGVKAMGPAEAMAFMNMTPLYAVLLSTWILHEPMRGPQMAGAVLVVGGSLLAALGPQWSGKRTPGSATT, from the coding sequence GTGCGAGTGACCGGCCTGGCGCGTTTTCTCCCGCACCTGTGGATCAACCTTGCATGCGTGTTCTGGGCCGGCAATATGACCGTGGGGCGGGCACTGCGCGGGCACATAGGGCCGGGATTGATCGTCACCCTGCGCGGCGCGATGTCGCTGGTGCTACTGCTGATGCTGTTGCGGTTCCTGCGCACGCGCAAGGAACCACCGCTAAGACAGGACTTCTGGCTGCTGCTTTTCATGGCTTTTACCGGAGTTGCCGGCTACCAGGGCCTGCTCTACCTGGGCCTGCGCCATACCGACGCCATCAACGCCGCGCTCATGAACTCGGCCGGCCCATTGGTAGCAATCGTCATGGCCTGGGCCGTGCTCGGCACGACCGTGCATCGGGTGCAGTGGTTCGGAGGGCTGACCTCACTGCTGGGCATCGCCGTCATCCTGTCCGGTGGCAGCGTGGAGCGGCTGCTGGCGGTGCGCTTCAATGTCGGTGATCTGGCAATGCTGGTCGGGGTGTTCATGTGGGCGGGGTATTCGGTTGCCGGGCGGATCGTGATGCGCGAACGCTCGGTGCTGTCGGTGACCACTATCACATCAAGCATGGCCCTGCTCATGGTGACGCCGTGGGGACTGTGGGAAGCACAAACGGCGGCGCCGGTGCTCACGCCGGCCGTGTGGGCGGGCTTGGCCTATATGGCAGTATTTGTCGGCGTTGGTGCGCTGCTGGCCTGGAACTACGGCGTCAAGGCCATGGGTCCGGCCGAGGCCATGGCCTTCATGAACATGACCCCGCTGTACGCAGTATTGCTGTCGACCTGGATATTGCACGAGCCCATGCGTGGCCCCCAGATGGCCGGCGCGGTACTGGTGGTCGGCGGCAGTCTGCTGGCCGCCCTGGGCCCACAGTGGTCAGGCAAGCGAACACCCGGCAGCGCGACGACCTGA
- a CDS encoding homoserine kinase yields the protein MSVYTPVEPAEVATFLRDYAVGELLELKGIADGIENTNYFVTTSGGQFVLTLFERHTQVELDYFLELMVTLANHGLPCPRPIMADDGSHLRRLAQRPAALVERLPGHAISTPSVAQCAAVGEALGRIHRTSRHVHRRRTNERGPAWWQVTADALRGTLDADSMALIDSEIAAHAAFDNGRLPRGVIHADLFRDNALFEGERLTGVIDFYAACNDILLYDVAICLNDWCVGADGDFDDTRGRAFLNAYAHGRPPVASEADALPLMLRAAALRFWLSRLYDFHFPRDGEITHIKDPAHFERILRKRIAAPRWAEDLWST from the coding sequence GTGTCGGTTTACACCCCCGTCGAGCCCGCCGAGGTGGCCACGTTTCTGCGTGACTACGCGGTCGGCGAGCTGCTCGAACTGAAAGGGATCGCCGACGGGATCGAAAACACCAATTACTTCGTGACCACCAGTGGCGGACAGTTCGTATTGACGCTGTTCGAGCGCCACACCCAGGTCGAGCTCGATTACTTTCTGGAACTCATGGTCACGCTGGCCAACCACGGGCTGCCCTGTCCGCGGCCCATCATGGCCGACGACGGCAGCCATCTACGGCGGTTGGCGCAACGCCCGGCCGCCCTGGTGGAACGCCTGCCCGGTCACGCCATCAGCACACCCAGTGTCGCGCAGTGCGCCGCCGTCGGCGAGGCGCTGGGGCGCATCCACCGCACCAGCCGCCATGTGCACCGGCGTCGCACCAACGAGCGCGGGCCTGCCTGGTGGCAAGTCACCGCCGACGCGCTGCGCGGCACGCTCGATGCGGACAGCATGGCGCTGATCGATTCCGAAATCGCCGCTCACGCTGCCTTTGATAATGGGCGCCTGCCGCGGGGCGTCATCCATGCTGATCTTTTCCGAGACAACGCCTTGTTCGAGGGCGAGCGCCTGACTGGCGTGATCGACTTTTACGCCGCCTGCAACGACATCCTGCTGTACGACGTGGCGATCTGCCTGAACGACTGGTGCGTCGGCGCCGACGGCGATTTCGACGACACGCGCGGGCGCGCCTTTCTGAACGCATACGCCCATGGCCGCCCGCCAGTAGCCAGCGAAGCGGACGCGCTCCCGCTGATGCTGCGCGCCGCAGCGCTGCGGTTCTGGCTGTCGCGTTTGTACGACTTCCATTTCCCGCGCGACGGCGAGATCACCCACATCAAGGACCCAGCGCACTTCGAACGCATTCTTCGCAAACGTATCGCCGCCCCGCGGTGGGCGGAAGATCTATGGTCCACATAA
- a CDS encoding methyl-accepting chemotaxis protein, translating to MVLANGDLDVDLDRVASKDETGAIVRSLHIFRENILESNRLKAQREELERSIEREKLSTMADLAKRFDDQIGGAIGSLAVSAEGLLGAARNMENTAQDTENASRVVSSASEETRANLSVVSVATGQLKSTALEIARQVTDVALRASKAASGADLTSNKVSQLNTLVENIGEVVFSIKRIADQTHLLALNATIEAARAGAAGKSFSVVADAVKALAQETAEKTQEIEGRINDVQVAAKESGVAMKEIIKNVAEIDELSSSAAAAVEEQTATIQEITRNVTGVAEATARVSQNIEHLKNAANYTGEASKVLSTSANDIAGLSGNLGSSVREFLDGIAKR from the coding sequence ATGGTACTCGCAAACGGCGATCTGGATGTAGATCTCGATCGGGTTGCGAGTAAGGATGAAACGGGAGCGATCGTCAGATCGTTGCATATTTTTAGAGAAAATATTCTCGAGTCCAACCGATTAAAGGCGCAGAGGGAAGAGCTGGAAAGAAGTATTGAGCGGGAGAAGTTATCGACCATGGCAGATCTTGCCAAAAGGTTCGATGACCAGATCGGCGGAGCGATCGGTAGTCTGGCGGTTTCGGCTGAGGGGCTTCTAGGGGCGGCGCGAAACATGGAGAATACGGCCCAGGATACCGAGAACGCGAGTCGGGTGGTCAGCTCGGCGAGCGAGGAGACCAGGGCAAATCTAAGTGTGGTCTCGGTCGCGACGGGGCAGTTGAAAAGCACGGCTCTGGAAATAGCGCGTCAAGTGACCGATGTCGCCCTGCGAGCGAGCAAGGCGGCCAGCGGAGCCGATTTAACGAGCAACAAGGTCAGTCAGCTCAACACTTTGGTCGAGAATATTGGTGAGGTGGTATTTTCGATCAAGAGGATCGCTGACCAGACGCATCTGCTGGCGTTGAACGCGACGATTGAAGCGGCTAGGGCCGGAGCTGCCGGAAAGAGTTTTTCTGTGGTTGCGGATGCAGTTAAGGCGTTGGCTCAGGAGACTGCTGAGAAGACCCAGGAGATAGAAGGTCGTATTAATGACGTGCAGGTGGCGGCGAAAGAGTCGGGCGTGGCGATGAAGGAAATTATCAAGAATGTCGCAGAGATCGACGAGTTATCTTCCAGCGCCGCAGCGGCGGTGGAAGAGCAGACAGCGACGATTCAGGAGATAACCCGAAATGTCACGGGAGTTGCTGAAGCGACAGCGCGAGTCTCCCAGAATATCGAGCACCTTAAGAATGCGGCGAATTATACGGGAGAGGCTTCTAAAGTGCTAAGCACCTCAGCCAATGATATTGCTGGCCTTTCGGGCAATCTGGGCAGTTCGGTCAGGGAGTTTCTTGACGGTATCGCCAAGAGATAA
- a CDS encoding DUF2782 domain-containing protein yields MRCMLLFSLLLLPVAAMAAENGPPPGSEVPPDMQVEPPRREAPPPASEVPPELQVAPQEGDVPSPEVTIKRRGPDTVEEYAIGGRVYMVKVKPAIGPAYYLVDPTGAGEFSQQINDIKNPPPVPRWVLLRW; encoded by the coding sequence ATGCGCTGCATGCTGCTGTTCAGCTTGCTGCTGCTTCCCGTAGCAGCAATGGCCGCCGAAAACGGACCGCCGCCAGGCAGCGAAGTACCACCCGATATGCAGGTGGAGCCGCCCAGGCGCGAGGCGCCACCGCCCGCCAGCGAAGTGCCACCCGAGTTGCAAGTTGCGCCGCAGGAAGGGGATGTCCCGTCGCCGGAGGTGACCATCAAGCGTCGCGGCCCCGACACGGTGGAGGAATACGCGATCGGTGGCCGCGTCTATATGGTCAAGGTGAAGCCGGCGATCGGCCCTGCCTACTATCTGGTCGATCCCACCGGGGCTGGCGAGTTTAGTCAGCAGATTAACGATATAAAGAATCCACCGCCGGTGCCACGCTGGGTATTGCTGCGCTGGTGA
- a CDS encoding SDR family oxidoreductase: protein MDSLFGKTVFITGASRGIGKAIALRAAQDGANVVIAAKTVQPHPKLAGTIHSAAQEIEDAGGSALALAVDVRDEDAVEAAVTRAVERFGGIDILVNNASAISLTDTLHTPTKRFDLMLDVNLRGTWTTTRACLPHLLRAENPHILVLSPPLNLDPRWLAPHTAYTISKYGMSLCVLGLAEEFRERRVAVNALWPRTVIATAATEMLPGVDLNTCRRPDIVSDAAHWILTRPSHEYTGNFFIDEAVLALAGVTDFDVYAIDPSQPLLADLFLD, encoded by the coding sequence ATGGACAGTTTGTTCGGAAAAACCGTGTTCATCACCGGCGCCAGCCGCGGCATCGGCAAGGCCATCGCGCTGCGCGCCGCACAGGACGGCGCCAACGTGGTGATCGCCGCCAAGACCGTGCAGCCGCACCCAAAGCTGGCCGGGACCATCCACAGCGCAGCGCAAGAGATCGAAGACGCCGGCGGCAGCGCGTTGGCGCTAGCCGTGGACGTGCGTGATGAAGATGCGGTCGAAGCCGCCGTGACGCGGGCGGTCGAGCGCTTCGGTGGCATCGACATCCTGGTAAACAACGCCTCCGCCATCAGCCTGACCGACACGCTGCATACCCCGACCAAACGTTTTGACTTGATGCTCGACGTCAACCTGCGCGGTACCTGGACCACCACGCGCGCCTGCCTGCCTCACCTGCTACGGGCCGAGAACCCGCACATCCTGGTCCTGTCGCCACCGCTTAACCTCGACCCACGTTGGCTGGCACCCCACACCGCCTACACCATCAGCAAGTACGGCATGAGCCTGTGCGTGCTCGGCTTGGCGGAGGAATTCCGGGAGCGCCGCGTAGCGGTCAACGCCCTGTGGCCACGCACGGTCATTGCCACTGCTGCAACTGAAATGTTGCCTGGAGTTGACCTCAACACCTGTCGGCGCCCGGACATCGTCAGCGACGCCGCGCACTGGATCCTGACCCGTCCCAGCCACGAGTACACCGGAAATTTCTTTATCGACGAGGCAGTGCTGGCACTGGCCGGCGTAACCGACTTCGACGTTTATGCCATCGACCCATCGCAACCCTTGCTGGCGGACCTTTTTCTCGATTGA
- a CDS encoding UDP-glucose/GDP-mannose dehydrogenase family protein — protein sequence MNVVMIGTGYVGLVSGACFADFGAAVTCVDIDPGKIQRLGRGEIPIFEPGLEDLVVRNAAAGRLTFTTDLAAAVQAADLVFIAVGTPSRHGDGHADLSYVYAAARQVGEHLRGYTVIVDKSTVPVGTARQVGRIVREVNPDAEFDVASNPEFLREGAAIADFMRPDRVVLGVQSARAEALLRSLYRPLNLIETPILVTGLETAELIKYAANAFLATKISFINEMAQLCEQVGADVHDVARGMGLDGRIGRKFLHPGPGYGGSCFPKDTLALIRMAQEAGVPSRIVEAVVEVNAAQKARMVLKVRQALGATEAGKTIAVLGLTFKPDTDDMREAPALAILPPLLDRGARIRAHDPKGMHEARSLLPATVEYCDDPYAALEGADAMVLLTEWNEYRGLDLRQIRSRMAGNVVVDLRNVYDPAAMRAAGFDYHCLGRTESLRNT from the coding sequence GTGAATGTAGTGATGATTGGGACGGGCTACGTCGGTTTGGTTTCGGGGGCCTGCTTCGCTGATTTTGGGGCGGCCGTGACCTGCGTCGACATCGACCCTGGAAAGATACAGCGGCTAGGTCGGGGCGAGATCCCCATCTTCGAGCCCGGGCTTGAAGACCTGGTGGTGAGGAACGCCGCAGCCGGGCGTTTGACATTTACCACTGACCTGGCCGCAGCGGTACAAGCGGCGGACCTGGTGTTCATTGCGGTTGGCACGCCAAGCCGCCACGGGGACGGGCATGCGGACTTGAGCTACGTCTATGCCGCGGCGCGCCAGGTGGGGGAACACCTGCGCGGTTACACCGTTATTGTTGATAAATCGACGGTACCGGTCGGTACGGCGCGGCAGGTTGGGCGTATTGTGCGTGAAGTGAACCCGGACGCCGAGTTCGATGTGGCGTCCAACCCGGAATTCCTGCGTGAGGGGGCCGCGATCGCGGACTTCATGCGCCCCGATCGCGTCGTGCTGGGGGTGCAGAGCGCGCGCGCCGAGGCGCTGCTGCGGAGTTTGTATAGACCTCTGAACCTTATCGAAACGCCGATCCTGGTCACCGGCCTTGAAACGGCCGAGTTGATCAAGTACGCCGCCAACGCGTTTTTGGCCACCAAGATCAGCTTTATTAACGAGATGGCGCAGCTATGCGAGCAGGTCGGGGCTGATGTTCACGACGTGGCGCGTGGCATGGGCCTGGACGGGCGCATAGGCCGCAAGTTCTTGCATCCGGGGCCGGGCTATGGTGGTTCGTGTTTTCCCAAGGACACGCTGGCGCTCATCCGTATGGCGCAGGAAGCTGGTGTTCCGTCGCGTATTGTCGAAGCGGTGGTCGAGGTAAACGCGGCGCAGAAGGCACGCATGGTGCTCAAGGTCCGCCAGGCGCTGGGCGCCACCGAGGCCGGCAAGACCATTGCCGTGCTCGGCCTTACCTTCAAGCCCGACACCGACGATATGCGTGAGGCCCCGGCGCTGGCGATTTTGCCGCCGCTACTGGACCGGGGTGCGCGGATACGCGCGCATGACCCCAAAGGCATGCACGAGGCGCGCAGCCTGCTGCCGGCGACCGTGGAGTATTGCGACGATCCTTACGCGGCGCTGGAAGGGGCCGACGCGATGGTGCTGCTCACCGAGTGGAACGAGTACCGGGGTCTGGACCTGCGGCAAATCCGTTCGCGCATGGCGGGCAATGTGGTGGTGGACCTGCGTAATGTCTACGACCCGGCGGCCATGCGCGCCGCCGGCTTTGACTACCATTGCCTGGGACGGACCGAGAGCTTGCGCAACACCTAG